GGATCCAAGGTAAATACACAATGTATTTGGGTTCAACATAATATATGCCATTTAGGAATCATCTCATCACATAATCTTTCAACGATCAGAGACCATAAAGAGTGAAACAAGTCTTGGTTCCACAACAGTCCAGTAGAAGGCGACATGCACATAGTCTGTGAACCTCTACACAATAATAGAAGAAGATGCATAACATCGTTTACAGCTATTGTAAGTGTTGGGGAATATTTCCATCTTCAAGTGAAGAAGTGTTTGTAAACAGGTTTAACATCTGAAGTCTCCATTATATAATACAGTAAATATGGagtttattaaagaggagagtgagaACATGAGTGATCCAGAATACTGCAgaattaaaaatgaagatactgaaGAACAAACAGGTTAGTGTCTGTTCTTGATCCTTTATTAATGACTGATGAAGAACATGAAGGTAATAGACATAAGGCACTTAAACAGGTTTGGTGGCTGCTGATTTAATATAGGCGCTGTGGAATAATGTAGTTTAATGATATAGGGACAGAAATGTAAGTAATGTGACTtttacaaattttaaagtcagattAACAGCAGTTGGTTTATATCATAATGACACAATGAACTTTTAGTACATCAAAtgcaacaaacaaataaaaaagtaaaaagtcagGGTAATCTTCCATTCACTCCACAAAGAAAAGGGATaaccaaaaaaatacatttttattttattttatttttattttttttatttaaaaaaaaataaaaatgtattgattaaaaaataaaataataataataataataataaaagagtagAATTCTCAGCCTTTTTCTATTTTCGTTTCATATTCTACCTTGTCACAActaaaattggagagaaaaaatgaacattaacaacATTTTGCCCAGTCACTAGCAGGGCAAGTCAAGACGAAGGAAATTTCAACAACTCAGAACCAAGTTATATTTTAAGTGGGATGAGCTGATGTGACTagttgataaataattaaatgacatACGCAGCTGCCAAGGACCCaaatatagctctggaaaaaattaagagaccactgcaaaattatcagtttctctggatatttataggtatgtgttttttCGGGGTTTTTttgttggattttctccccaattcccaatgcgctctaagtcctcgtggtggcgtagtgactcgcctcaatccgcgctgtggaggacaaatctcagttgcctccgcgtctgagaccatcaatcccgtgcatcttatcacgtggcttgttgagcgcgttaccatggagacatagcgcgtgtggaggcttcacgctattctccgcggcatccacgcacaactcaccactcgccccaccgagagcgagaaccacgttatagtgaccacgaggaggttaccccatgtgactctacaattggttgcttaggaagcctgactggagtcactcagcacgccctggattcgagcttgcgactacaggtgtggtagttagcgtctttacttgctgagctacccaggccctataGGTATGTGACTGAGTAAAATTTTGAAATCCTGAAAGATTTTGCACAGTGAGGATGTCTAATAATAACTAACAAGTAAAATATGTCATATGATCTTCTGTGCATATGAATTAAGTGAAAAGAAATGATATTAGAGAACAGTAAATGTTACTGTTCCCACTGGAGGAGAGAATTACATGTTACAGCAGCATATTTAACAAAACaatgtactgtgcaaaagtttaaggcactggtgaaaaatgttgcatagtgaggatgtcttcaaaaaataatgacataaatcgatttcatttatcaattaacataatacaaatccagtaaacataagaatagttaaattaatatttggtgtgtccacctttgccttcaaaacagcaccaactctccaggtacacctggacacaggtttgttttttggttgttggcagatagttcttctatctatttcaacccgatctcatgaaaagtcatatataatttacaagttggctatttcgtatggcgTCTATGGtatgatgttgttcgcataaactcgtacgacttcatcacgtgcaaattcccggatgtctaatgtggagTTCCTCGCACGAGGCGTttaggacatacttattaatatcatgcccttacccaaaccccttatctaaacttaaccaatcagtagagtgtgtaaacatgataggaagctgttgtgtgtgacagaagaaagtaattgtcacatatcagatggaaatgatgtccagcaacgtcattggctgtagtgaaagtcgtaggaattcaaacaaattgcagtcgcacgatatcatacgaaatagccaaatttagaaatgtcatacgaatcctgacgatttggccgtgagagtgtgttgacctatttaggctgtctcaattgcttctgtctcttcaattaatcccagactgactcgatgttcagtggggggctttgtgggggccataccatctgttgtagggctccctgttgttatattctattctgtttgcaaaagtaatgtttgggagtctaaaatgtatcaTTCCAATCGACACActtaagctgaagatataaataaccatcttaagacagatgtttttgtgaaacatcttatgtgcctaagacttttctttgcacagtactgtatgtgagtAATCTGTTTGGgttccagccaaagaaacaaaactttaggctatagaccttattcacaataGCACCATCacagctgtgagggatagactcacTTCTTCAATGGTATGCacggtataaagctcctagatcccattTGAATTTCCACAACTCATATTGCCTGgattttttgtctactgaatgttcttgaaaaatatatttttcaaagttttgtctgtggaacaatccaaaaacactttaaactgcagtacagcccattgaagagactgtatgtttatccctcacagcctcgttgtcattctcatcaaaaatcaaagatggtgctgctgtgaataaggtctatagagtagtggttgaccgatatatcgccgagactgataaatcggccgatattcttaatttttaattatcggcatcggccgatacattttcccgtttggccgattggTTTCTTAAGGCCACGAGGGCACAGAGAATTGCCTGCTATTATGTGAAGgagcatctgagacatgtaaacgaccaattacagttcgttttgttgttacgtgccataaTGTTACTACAATAATGGACCGTTGtgcaacagtctcatttaaacggtccgcatatcagagccacgacgCGTTAATGTGCTCGCCTGTTTCCTTCTCCagctctctcctcaacagttccctgtatctCTTTACTGTCTTGTCtcatgataaaaaggcaaatatcaataaaacatcttttatataccatctgcaaaaatgcagatatctcgtttaagcagatgtaattcacaaacctcacgaaaatccagcgttttctttcCGTCCAGCGCTCAtcttccatcagccagaatcaaaaacttcaggataagGATCAAATGTTCCTCTAATAATTcgtaaatcatgatggtcagtccgtgataatccaagcaggcgatccacgGCATTTAAACTCTCAGTAGATTGCTGCATGCATTGGATCCGCACGAGCACGTGattgcaacttcaaagtaaaagcacttatcgtgcactatgagtaaatgtcttatttactGTGTACTGTAtctacaattggtttgattggggttttttttgtttttttttatgagaaaatgcTATTGTTAATGCACCAATGCCATCCattgttgctggactactgtttgtcctgttatttccttctttctaacATATTAACAATATCTTCATtgcagaaataaattactaaaatgttatgactaaacagaaatcagacgaaactgctatctaccatttaaaatattatcttatttttttaaagataagttttgtgtgaaattgagtaagtatagtgctaaataagatttatacattttttagcaattttgtgttgatgttatttactatattaaattgtatgatatatcagcattgtatcggcctattggccaccctgctctctggatattggcatcggccattaaaaaacccatattggttaaTCTTTATAAgttgagcatcaatacatcttAAACCCCGCGATCTTCGTGCTGGTGTGGAAAACAGgcattactccatcgtaaaataacgagcGATGTTAGTTAGGATGGTCGTAAAGTTAAGTTGCAATGTTATCAAGAAACCCAgccagaagcaattgagacagcgtaaacagatagaagaactgtggccaaGAAgcgttatttttgaagacatactctctttgcaacatttttcacaattgccTAGTTTTGTTTAATTATGCTCCTGTAGCATGCAATTCTCTCCTCCATTCGAATCAATAAAATTTACTGTTCACTATTATCGTTTCTTTTCAGTTAATTCATGTGTGTGGTATATTTTACTTGTTAATTATTAGCTTAGCCTGTAATGTACTTTCTAGGTACGTTAAAACCTCTTCAAAACTACAACACAGGCCTGGATCTAGAATGGTTACATTAGGGGGCAAAAACGTTTAACGGTGGGCTGTCCAGCGTTCAATTCAACCTTTTGCTTCACTTGCCCTTGGGGGGCCATAGGGATCATTTTTGGGCAAAGTCCACTCCAGCACTCCCCTAGATCCGGCCCTGCTACAACATCATCTGTGACATTGTATAGTTGTAACAGTTGGTAGAAAGGAGGGTGCTGTggctggcttgacaaacacgtagacatttattgttgcacttttcagtcgcacacaataaggccgcttttcagcagtacacaaaaggtttgcttttcagcttcaccacacataaactctgttggcttttcagctcaacacactacacacaaacagcttcacgcatcactctctcccatctgccgctCTCTCCTCTTCTTTAGTACTCCCgccgcgagaccggtgtggcatgcaggtgaaagtcatgcgccacttatcttcctggcctcactctgcccagacgccgctcggctctgccctgctcaccacaatagTCTATAccagaaatgtaattttaatatgAGCCGACTAGTACATCCCTTAAAAAGATATACTATGGTATAACCATAGCTATCGCATGAACAGTTATTGCTACTGTAAAACCACAATTGGTTCAAATGGGATCTCCTTCAAATAATGTAAAAACTTTGACCTAAGGGACAGGGTGAAGGGTCCTCTGGTCGTTTTGTGAGCAAGACACAAGACTTGTTCTGCGCAGAACCCATCACAGGTGATCACCAAAGGTGCATGAAGTGAGAACAGTCAGCactatttcactcctcccctgactgcagctgCCTTGTCGACTTTCAAGGCGAGGCAAATCCAGCATCTATGAACCTGAGAGGACCGGTAGAAAATAAAGTATGCTAAAAGTGTCCGTATTCCTTGCGTGAAATTGCGGGGGCCTTTCAGGAAATAATACAGATGAGTTACAGATAATTGGCAAATTGaagtaaaaacaaacaagtaTTTAGGTAATTTTTCTAAAACACAatattccaaatgaacaatgcattttaaaaaaaggaaaaactccTGTTTTAGTGAATTTATTCAGCAATGCAAATAACTGCTAAataaaaagatgttgtttttcgttatctgtatttttttaatttcaaaacagATATGAAATAAACGGAAGATACACATATTTGGAGTTCActcatttttcatttcacatttgttgTTTGTGAATTTAATTCTGACCTTTTAATGTTACTTGCAGGCCTGTTGGAACtaaatgaagtggaggagaaaaaacatcatttcacaactggagaaaaatctttcagttgctcacagactgaaaaACATTCTTTCACCTGccctcaatgtggaaagagtttcaaagaAAAAGGAGCTCTTACTAAACACACGAGAATTCACACCGGAGAAAGGCCTTTCACATGCACTGAGTGTGGAAAGAGCTTCACATATCAGACAAACTTTAAGAATCATgttagaattcacactggagagaagcctttttcatgccctcagtgtggaaaaagtttctcaCGTAAAGAACATCTTCAGATCCACATACGATTCCACATTggtgagaagcctttcacatgtcctcagtgtggaaaTAGTTTCATAAATAAAGGAGATCTTAATAGACACatgagaatccacactggagagaagccttttacatgcactcagtgtggaaagagctttAAATGTAAAACAGGCCTTAAAAACCACACGAGAATTCACACAGAAAAGAAGCCTTTTACTTGTCCtcagtgtgaaaagagtttcatgtCTAAAGCAAACCTTCAAGATCACATcagaatccacactggagagatgCCTTTctcgtgccatcagtgtggaaagagcttcAGATACAAAAACTGTCTCAACGATCATCTGCGCCTCCATTCTGGAGAAAGAtcatttaactgtgatcagtgcAGTAAAACATTTGTCTTGGCAGCAGGCCTAAAACAACACTTGAAAACTCatgcaaatgagaagccttactTGTGTTCCATTTGTGGAAAAAGTCTTACAAGTCTGTATTGTTTAAAagagcaccagaaaatacatactgGTGTGAGAGCTCATGGATGTTCTGAGTGTGGGAAATCCTTCATTACAGTTAATGGCTTGAAAAAGCACCaaataattcatactggagaaagacCTTACACGTGCTCACATTGTGGGAAGAACTTCAGTCGATCAGGaaccctgaaaacacacgagcgagtgcatactggagagaaaccatatcactgcacttcatgtgggaaaaCTTTCAATCAATCATGTAATCTACAGACTCATATGAAAAAGCGTTGCCCAAAATCACAATGTGTGCAAAGTTCATCTTCAGGTCCAACaagtaaagtttttgaaattcaGATAAACCAAAATATGGACTTTCTCCCAACAGAGTGAGCTAAAATTACCCGTAGTGTTGATTGCATTAGAAAATACTTTGCTgtgaatttattaatttttggtGGTGATGCTTTGTAGATCATGTAGAAGATACCAAGGGTGGTCGTTCTGATGCTTCTTAGGAATGTTGTAGATGTGTTTATAACTTATTTAAAGTAGTAACCAGCATATTTCAAGTGGGGTGTCTTACAGTGGGGTGTAAGAGTAACTAGTATTAAACTACATCATGATGTATCACAATATCTctgaatattgtttttaaataatttcctcTCAGATGAAATGCATTTAATGTGTTCATGTATAATATCTAGTATTtatcattaatttattattattaattgcacTGTATTGTACAATGTATTGTCCTGTATCAAATTGGGACAAACACACTTGAAAACACTTCTGTAACTACTGTTAGtctcaaaaataacaaaatacatttacttaccTGACAGCATGATAATTCCAGCTGGGGATTCACTCCGTTTACACCTCGGCGAGTGTGTACAGCCCATCAGATAGCCGTTGGATCAGTATCTGCCACTTTCATTCCTTTATTCTGAGGGAATATCTGTTGAGATTTGCCAACGACAGCAGGAGCTCAAATCTGACCATGTATTTTATAACATACTGTTAACAATGTATCTTAAACAAAACactaactttttatttattttttaataacgttttttttttgttatatagcCTAC
The DNA window shown above is from Myxocyprinus asiaticus isolate MX2 ecotype Aquarium Trade chromosome 40, UBuf_Myxa_2, whole genome shotgun sequence and carries:
- the LOC127430853 gene encoding gastrula zinc finger protein XlCGF57.1-like isoform X2, which produces MEFIKEESENMSDPEYCRIKNEDTEEQTGLLELNEVEEKKHHFTTGEKSFSCSQTEKHSFTCPQCGKSFKEKGALTKHTRIHTGERPFTCTECGKSFTYQTNFKNHVRIHTGEKPFSCPQCGKSFSRKEHLQIHIRFHIGEKPFTCPQCGNSFINKGDLNRHMRIHTGEKPFTCTQCGKSFKCKTGLKNHTRIHTEKKPFTCPQCEKSFMSKANLQDHIRIHTGEMPFSCHQCGKSFRYKNCLNDHLRLHSGERSFNCDQCSKTFVLAAGLKQHLKTHANEKPYLCSICGKSLTSLYCLKEHQKIHTGVRAHGCSECGKSFITVNGLKKHQIIHTGERPYTCSHCGKNFSRSGTLKTHERVHTGEKPYHCTSCGKTFNQSCNLQTHMKKRCPKSQCVQSSSSGPTSKVFEIQINQNMDFLPTE
- the LOC127430853 gene encoding gastrula zinc finger protein XlCGF57.1-like isoform X1, whose translation is MEFIKEESENMSDPEHCRIKNEDTEEQTGLLELNEVEEKKHHFTTGEKSFSCSQTEKHSFTCPQCGKSFKEKGALTKHTRIHTGERPFTCTECGKSFTYQTNFKNHVRIHTGEKPFSCPQCGKSFSRKEHLQIHIRFHIGEKPFTCPQCGNSFINKGDLNRHMRIHTGEKPFTCTQCGKSFKCKTGLKNHTRIHTEKKPFTCPQCEKSFMSKANLQDHIRIHTGEMPFSCHQCGKSFRYKNCLNDHLRLHSGERSFNCDQCSKTFVLAAGLKQHLKTHANEKPYLCSICGKSLTSLYCLKEHQKIHTGVRAHGCSECGKSFITVNGLKKHQIIHTGERPYTCSHCGKNFSRSGTLKTHERVHTGEKPYHCTSCGKTFNQSCNLQTHMKKRCPKSQCVQSSSSGPTSKVFEIQINQNMDFLPTE
- the LOC127430853 gene encoding gastrula zinc finger protein XlCGF57.1-like isoform X3 — its product is MEFIKEESDNMSDPEHCRIKNEDTEEQTGLLELNEVEEKKHHFTTGEKSFSCSQTEKHSFTCPQCGKSFKEKGALTKHTRIHTGERPFTCTECGKSFTYQTNFKNHVRIHTGEKPFSCPQCGKSFSRKEHLQIHIRFHIGEKPFTCPQCGNSFINKGDLNRHMRIHTGEKPFTCTQCGKSFKCKTGLKNHTRIHTEKKPFTCPQCEKSFMSKANLQDHIRIHTGEMPFSCHQCGKSFRYKNCLNDHLRLHSGERSFNCDQCSKTFVLAAGLKQHLKTHANEKPYLCSICGKSLTSLYCLKEHQKIHTGVRAHGCSECGKSFITVNGLKKHQIIHTGERPYTCSHCGKNFSRSGTLKTHERVHTGEKPYHCTSCGKTFNQSCNLQTHMKKRCPKSQCVQSSSSGPTSKVFEIQINQNMDFLPTE